One Aerosakkonema funiforme FACHB-1375 genomic region harbors:
- a CDS encoding class I SAM-dependent methyltransferase has product MVRELPNWEQLYQEKPVETMPWFNADLDPDLEQALTKLNLQAGTVLDLGTGPGTQAIALAQRGFKVTGSDLSPTAVQKAEEKAKEEGLNIIWKQDDILNSKLDEQFDFVFDRGCFHVFTADLRQDYVRAVDKLINPNGYLFLKCFSHKEPRDAGPYRFTPEEIQQIFNNKFNICDIQETVYHGTLVPFPLALFCILQKS; this is encoded by the coding sequence ATGGTCAGGGAACTTCCGAATTGGGAACAGTTGTATCAAGAAAAGCCAGTGGAAACAATGCCTTGGTTTAATGCAGATCTCGATCCGGATCTCGAACAAGCTTTAACCAAGCTGAACTTACAAGCAGGAACGGTATTGGATCTCGGTACTGGGCCAGGAACGCAGGCGATCGCATTGGCTCAACGCGGCTTTAAAGTAACGGGGAGCGACCTTTCTCCTACTGCTGTGCAGAAAGCGGAAGAAAAAGCCAAGGAAGAAGGTTTAAATATTATCTGGAAACAGGATGATATTCTCAACAGCAAGCTTGACGAACAATTCGATTTTGTATTCGATCGCGGCTGTTTCCATGTATTTACTGCCGATCTCAGACAAGATTACGTTCGCGCTGTAGATAAGTTGATAAATCCCAATGGCTACCTGTTCCTGAAATGCTTTAGCCACAAAGAACCACGCGACGCAGGGCCTTATCGATTTACACCAGAAGAAATTCAGCAGATATTCAACAACAAATTTAATATTTGCGATATTCAAGAAACTGTATATCACGGTACTTTAGTGCCATTTCCACTAGCACTGTTCTGCATTTTGCAAAAATCGTAA